Proteins found in one Lysinibacillus fusiformis genomic segment:
- a CDS encoding FTR1 family iron permease: MKHFLTRCSIVFALMLTLALPVQAAQSYSHLYIAISDALMNTKQDKEAEAKQALEQFAIDWAKVSSEQKEAKAKVDEILAQATEATSKDERLEALSALSNALRALEKLENPVDEAAQRAEFGQKFKPIMADFEKALASGDIQAIEEAYKDFNSKWNKNERPVREQSIAMYGQIETQMAFLRISISAEEPDVALMQSQFAALKQTIEDFVAGKETAEVVEGEYSLATLIAYIDEANDFVNAGDYQAASNKIREFITIWPSVEIEISTRNGSLYTKIESDMPIIASDLLKSNVDQQAITKKLNAFRTEIELIQGDSDYTIWDAALILLREGLEALLIILALVSFLNKSGQNKMRKWIYVGAFVGVLLSAVAAILMSTILNSATIDTNRELMEGYVGLVAAAMMIGVGIWLHSKSSVVSWNRYISKQMGNAISSGSIFAMAMISFLSVFREGAETLVFYAGIAPKMETSQFILGIVVALVILAVLAVVLFKASGKIPIHKFFAVATVLIYVLAFKIIGVSLHTLQLTDNLSTTIVDGIPVISFIGFYPTVETIIGQAILLVLVAATVLYKKKQA; encoded by the coding sequence GTGAAGCACTTTTTAACGCGCTGTAGTATCGTGTTTGCCCTTATGCTGACTTTAGCTTTACCTGTGCAAGCTGCGCAGTCCTATAGTCATCTCTATATTGCGATTAGTGATGCACTGATGAATACAAAGCAGGATAAAGAGGCGGAGGCCAAGCAGGCACTTGAACAATTTGCTATTGATTGGGCTAAAGTATCTTCAGAGCAGAAAGAGGCAAAAGCAAAGGTTGATGAAATCCTTGCGCAAGCTACTGAAGCGACATCCAAAGACGAGCGTTTAGAGGCGCTATCAGCACTGTCGAATGCATTGCGTGCCTTAGAAAAGCTTGAAAATCCAGTGGATGAAGCGGCACAGCGAGCAGAGTTTGGGCAAAAGTTTAAGCCGATTATGGCAGACTTTGAAAAAGCTTTAGCAAGTGGTGACATTCAGGCCATTGAGGAAGCCTACAAAGATTTTAATAGTAAATGGAATAAAAATGAGCGACCTGTGCGTGAACAAAGTATCGCAATGTACGGGCAAATCGAAACACAAATGGCATTTCTTCGTATCTCTATTTCTGCTGAGGAGCCTGATGTAGCGCTTATGCAATCTCAATTTGCTGCTTTAAAGCAAACGATTGAGGATTTTGTAGCTGGTAAAGAAACAGCCGAAGTGGTAGAGGGGGAGTATTCATTAGCGACATTAATTGCCTATATAGATGAGGCCAATGATTTTGTCAACGCTGGTGATTACCAGGCAGCTTCAAATAAAATACGTGAGTTTATTACCATTTGGCCAAGCGTAGAAATTGAAATCTCCACACGTAATGGTAGTCTTTACACGAAAATTGAAAGTGATATGCCGATTATCGCGAGTGATTTATTAAAATCCAACGTCGATCAGCAAGCAATTACAAAAAAATTAAATGCTTTCCGTACTGAAATTGAGCTGATTCAGGGGGATTCCGATTACACCATTTGGGACGCTGCGTTAATTTTACTACGTGAAGGGCTAGAGGCATTACTCATTATTTTAGCCTTAGTGTCATTCCTCAATAAATCAGGACAGAACAAGATGCGCAAATGGATCTATGTTGGCGCATTTGTCGGCGTTTTATTATCAGCCGTTGCTGCCATCCTTATGTCGACGATTTTGAATTCAGCAACGATTGATACGAATCGAGAATTAATGGAAGGGTATGTAGGGTTAGTTGCTGCAGCGATGATGATCGGTGTTGGTATCTGGCTGCATAGCAAATCAAGTGTAGTCAGCTGGAACCGCTACATTTCCAAACAAATGGGCAATGCCATTTCGAGTGGCTCTATTTTTGCGATGGCTATGATTAGTTTTTTATCGGTCTTCCGTGAAGGTGCAGAAACGTTGGTCTTTTATGCGGGGATTGCACCAAAAATGGAAACGTCGCAGTTTATTCTTGGAATTGTAGTGGCACTGGTCATTCTTGCTGTACTGGCAGTCGTGTTATTTAAAGCAAGTGGCAAAATTCCCATTCATAAATTCTTTGCAGTAGCAACCGTTTTAATTTACGTTTTAGCCTTTAAAATTATTGGTGTCAGTCTGCACACATTGCAACTCACAGATAATCTGTCCACAACCATTGTTGATGGCATACCTGTTATTAGCTTCATTGGCTTCTATCCAACAGTGGAAACGATCATTGGCCAAGCTATTTTACTCGTGTTAGTGGCAGCGACTGTGCTTTATAAAAAGAAACAAGCCTAA
- a CDS encoding PucR family transcriptional regulator produces the protein MVVEHGVTVNELLQLPSFRGAEVLTGKDNLHRTVSSLSVLEVSNVDFYSKIINRVQEEWYAEELVISSFYSIRDSVEQQCETIQHLHDLGELGLILYYVGIVLPDIPEEVLTLAEAQGFIIICMPRNDYSLRYNEVIYEVMEAIVSNQGVNDHFVKETLEKVSLLPEHLRSVEITLKMLSDRLKANIVLTNSHFEIVNQVMWPRNSSLDVANVIEECSQSNFHRETGKLELQRSDVSCVVDYKRVHQKNGEPLFLFLIKENTKLPAKTIEKVSEVVQVAINLWGDKHDEVSEYALVKAIINDEGEKMRRLANLLHIDVSAIQMMWLVYMHDLADEKRIRDELEEQLSKYYQTRVIQCIDHCMIVLVGNCFYKHHEFEIAIEYSETTQYDAQIAEIVYAPKMRNTKSVRQMYQLVNQVGDKAHTIYPMRKLFTAAEVRSMKRAIDVSKQGEEMIEEYLSVIEPILRDQDALQTLLTFLLDANASVERCAELLYIHKNTVKYRIKKISELIGTDVTVYSEFYDAYMACMLYRLIND, from the coding sequence GTGGTGGTGGAACATGGGGTAACGGTCAATGAATTATTACAATTGCCATCCTTTCGAGGGGCAGAGGTGTTAACGGGTAAAGATAATCTGCATCGTACCGTATCATCCTTATCTGTACTAGAGGTATCGAATGTTGATTTTTATTCGAAAATTATTAACCGTGTACAGGAGGAATGGTATGCAGAGGAGCTTGTCATTAGCTCCTTTTACTCCATTCGAGATAGCGTGGAGCAACAATGTGAAACGATTCAGCATTTACATGATTTAGGAGAGCTAGGTCTGATTTTGTATTATGTCGGCATTGTATTGCCCGATATTCCAGAAGAAGTGCTGACGTTAGCGGAGGCGCAAGGGTTTATTATCATTTGTATGCCAAGAAATGATTATTCACTGCGCTATAATGAGGTTATTTATGAGGTCATGGAAGCCATCGTTAGTAATCAAGGCGTAAATGATCATTTTGTCAAAGAGACATTAGAAAAGGTATCGTTACTGCCTGAGCATTTAAGAAGTGTTGAAATTACACTGAAAATGCTTTCGGATCGTTTGAAAGCCAATATCGTGCTCACGAATAGTCATTTTGAAATTGTGAACCAGGTGATGTGGCCTCGAAATTCATCATTAGATGTGGCGAATGTGATTGAAGAATGCTCTCAATCCAATTTCCATCGAGAAACGGGCAAGCTAGAGCTACAAAGAAGTGATGTCTCTTGTGTCGTGGACTATAAAAGAGTGCATCAAAAAAATGGCGAGCCGCTATTTTTATTCTTAATAAAGGAAAATACAAAACTGCCCGCTAAGACGATTGAAAAGGTAAGTGAGGTTGTACAAGTAGCCATAAATTTATGGGGAGATAAGCATGATGAGGTAAGTGAATACGCCCTAGTCAAAGCCATTATTAATGATGAAGGGGAGAAAATGAGACGGTTAGCCAATCTCCTTCATATTGATGTTTCCGCCATTCAAATGATGTGGCTTGTCTACATGCATGATTTAGCAGATGAAAAAAGAATTCGCGATGAATTGGAAGAACAGCTTTCCAAGTATTATCAAACAAGAGTGATCCAATGCATTGACCATTGTATGATCGTGCTGGTAGGGAATTGCTTTTATAAGCATCATGAGTTTGAAATTGCCATCGAATATAGTGAAACGACCCAGTATGATGCACAAATCGCAGAAATTGTTTATGCACCTAAAATGAGAAATACAAAGTCTGTTCGTCAAATGTATCAATTGGTCAATCAGGTGGGGGACAAGGCTCATACCATTTACCCAATGCGAAAATTGTTTACAGCAGCGGAAGTTCGCTCTATGAAAAGGGCCATTGATGTCAGTAAGCAGGGCGAGGAAATGATTGAGGAATACTTGTCTGTGATAGAACCCATTTTACGTGATCAGGATGCCTTGCAGACATTGTTGACCTTTTTATTAGATGCAAACGCTAGTGTGGAGCGCTGTGCAGAGCTCCTTTATATTCATAAAAACACGGTGAAATATCGCATTAAAAAAATTAGCGAGCTGATTGGCACGGATGTTACCGTGTACTCGGAATTTTATGATGCCTATATGGCTTGCATGCTATATCGATTGATTAATGATTAG
- a CDS encoding cytosine permease yields MQNENKGQSWYSLGIIWAGAMICIPSLLVGNALITNMSLSKALAVAFVGYAIVVFIMVLQGMQSSDLGKPTVHIAGQVFGKKGSRTILSIILAIACLGWFGIQANVCGVALANLLAIYHLNIPIPLASFVSGMVMVVSALYGMKVLRILSYIAVPLLVIICLYGLGQTLTGEQLQLIRDYQPQGNMSFMDGLAVTIGSFALGAVIAGDYSQFSKKRSDVFKAATLGIIPAGVLMIAVGAVLTIAYQTSDITAVFLHIATPFIGGVGLILATWKTNLVNAISGGIALINVFDVAKNKERLAIGVAGTLGTILAVVGILNYFTPIMSILSAMIPPVAGVMIASYWVIHKGKTDSWHEVEGVNRLGVFSWLVGAVIACMPVVFSLFPALPALPNQPMIGIIISFVIYYVGYRVSVQKTVILGEHR; encoded by the coding sequence ATGCAAAATGAAAACAAAGGTCAATCTTGGTATAGCTTAGGCATTATTTGGGCTGGTGCCATGATTTGTATCCCTAGTTTATTAGTAGGTAACGCACTGATTACCAATATGAGTTTATCAAAGGCACTGGCTGTCGCTTTTGTAGGCTATGCCATTGTCGTATTCATCATGGTATTGCAAGGCATGCAAAGCAGTGATTTAGGAAAACCCACTGTCCATATCGCAGGGCAAGTGTTTGGGAAAAAAGGCTCTCGTACAATATTATCCATTATCTTAGCCATTGCTTGCTTAGGGTGGTTTGGCATTCAGGCCAATGTGTGTGGCGTTGCCTTAGCGAATTTATTAGCTATCTATCATTTGAATATACCCATTCCTCTTGCTTCATTCGTGAGTGGTATGGTCATGGTCGTATCGGCTCTTTATGGTATGAAAGTGTTACGTATTTTAAGCTATATTGCTGTACCATTACTCGTCATTATTTGCCTGTACGGTTTAGGTCAAACATTAACTGGCGAGCAGCTGCAGCTCATTCGGGATTATCAGCCACAGGGCAATATGAGCTTTATGGATGGTTTAGCTGTAACGATTGGGTCCTTTGCATTAGGGGCTGTTATAGCGGGTGATTATTCGCAATTTTCCAAAAAACGTTCAGATGTTTTCAAAGCCGCTACATTAGGGATTATTCCAGCAGGTGTGCTGATGATTGCTGTGGGAGCTGTGTTAACGATTGCCTATCAAACAAGTGATATTACTGCAGTCTTTCTGCATATCGCAACACCCTTTATTGGTGGGGTTGGTCTGATTTTAGCGACATGGAAAACCAACTTGGTTAATGCGATTTCAGGTGGTATTGCCTTAATAAATGTATTCGATGTTGCCAAAAACAAAGAACGATTAGCAATTGGTGTGGCGGGTACACTTGGCACAATCTTAGCCGTTGTGGGGATTTTAAATTATTTTACACCGATTATGTCAATTTTATCGGCGATGATTCCACCTGTTGCAGGGGTGATGATTGCGTCCTACTGGGTCATTCATAAAGGCAAAACAGATAGCTGGCATGAAGTTGAAGGGGTCAATCGATTAGGCGTATTTTCTTGGCTAGTAGGAGCTGTGATTGCCTGTATGCCAGTGGTATTCTCCTTATTCCCTGCATTGCCAGCACTACCAAACCAACCGATGATCGGCATTATTATTTCATTCGTGATTTATTATGTTGGCTATCGTGTATCTGTACAAAAAACGGTCATATTGGGGGAACATAGATGA
- a CDS encoding DUF917 domain-containing protein, which yields MRYLDQTAIEHIAIGAAFLGTGGGGDPYIGKLMALSAIEKNGPVKLYSVDEIADDDFFIPAAMMGAPSVLVEKFPRGDEFVKVFQKLAQYLGKEKIAGTYPMEAGGVNSMIPIVVAAQLGLPLIDCDGMGRAFPELQMVTFHLDGISATPMAITDEKGNIGIFETIDNKWTERIARTATVEMGASSLVSLYPTTGAQIKQSGVHHIVTLSEKIGEIIASKDQEVNDKLQNLLKLVEGYELFQGKIVDVIRETKGGFNLGKMNLEGIESYKNDQMKVHFQNENLLAEKNEQVVAMTPDLICLVDYETLLPVTTESLKYGKRVRVIGLPAHEKWRTAKGIETAGPKYFGYEYEYTPIEELVKKEVAEHV from the coding sequence ATGAGATATTTAGATCAAACCGCTATTGAACATATTGCCATTGGCGCAGCATTTCTAGGAACAGGTGGGGGAGGCGATCCCTACATTGGGAAATTAATGGCGCTTTCTGCCATCGAAAAAAATGGGCCTGTGAAGCTGTATTCTGTAGATGAAATTGCAGATGATGACTTTTTCATTCCAGCCGCGATGATGGGAGCACCATCAGTTTTAGTAGAGAAATTCCCACGTGGCGATGAGTTCGTGAAAGTTTTCCAAAAGCTCGCGCAATATTTGGGCAAGGAAAAAATTGCAGGCACCTATCCAATGGAAGCGGGTGGGGTCAATTCGATGATTCCCATTGTAGTTGCTGCACAGCTTGGCTTACCATTGATTGATTGTGATGGTATGGGACGTGCATTCCCAGAATTACAAATGGTGACATTCCACTTAGATGGGATTTCGGCAACGCCAATGGCCATCACAGATGAAAAAGGGAATATTGGTATTTTTGAAACGATTGATAATAAATGGACAGAGCGTATCGCACGAACAGCAACAGTGGAAATGGGCGCTAGTTCATTAGTGAGCCTCTACCCAACAACAGGTGCACAAATTAAACAAAGCGGTGTACATCATATTGTGACGCTTTCTGAAAAAATCGGTGAAATTATTGCCTCGAAAGATCAAGAGGTGAACGATAAGCTACAAAATCTTTTAAAGCTTGTGGAAGGATATGAGCTTTTCCAAGGAAAAATAGTAGATGTTATTCGTGAAACAAAGGGTGGCTTTAACTTAGGTAAAATGAATCTTGAAGGTATTGAATCTTATAAAAATGATCAGATGAAGGTTCATTTCCAAAACGAAAACTTATTAGCGGAGAAAAACGAACAGGTTGTTGCGATGACACCAGACTTAATTTGCTTGGTGGATTATGAAACCTTATTGCCTGTTACAACAGAAAGTCTAAAATACGGCAAACGTGTGCGTGTAATTGGCTTACCAGCACATGAAAAATGGCGTACAGCAAAAGGGATTGAAACGGCTGGACCAAAATACTTTGGCTATGAATATGAGTATACGCCAATTGAGGAATTGGTGAAAAAGGAGGTAGCAGAGCATGTATAA
- a CDS encoding hydantoinase/oxoprolinase N-terminal domain-containing protein, which yields MYKIGIDVGGTNTDAILLDHNSQLIYSVKSPTSLDIKTGIEQSLQQLLEGANIDKTKITHAMLGTTQCTNAIVERKKLARVGVIRLGYPATASVLPYTAWPADMIDKLSGNYAIAHGGYEYDGQLLSALDQEEITKLLEEWRGQVESIAIVGVFSSIKNDQELQVREWIQEVYGEEFPISCSSLIGSVGLIERENATILNAALCKVIETTTQGFVQALQAEGIFDVAVYLCQNDGTLMSIDYAKQFPILTIACGPTNSIRGASYLSQIQNTMVLDVGGTTSDIGVLQDGFPRESSVAVEVGDIRTNFRMPDIISVGLGGGSIVRVNDDKITVGPDSVGYKISEEALVFGGSTLTTTDIAVCLGLADVGDSTLVAHIDEAFAKAVQEEISSLLEQAIDKMKTSSEDVSLVLVGGGGIIVPDKIRGVSTIVKSEYGGVANAIGASIAQISGQYEQIYIYSKEPRQESLKDAQNKAVKQAVLAGALEDTIELVEVEETPLAYHPENATRLKVKVVGKMV from the coding sequence ATGTATAAAATTGGGATCGATGTAGGTGGAACAAACACAGATGCCATCCTTTTAGACCATAATAGTCAGCTCATTTACAGTGTGAAATCACCAACCAGCTTAGATATTAAAACGGGTATTGAACAGTCTCTGCAACAATTACTAGAGGGCGCAAATATTGACAAAACAAAAATTACCCATGCGATGTTAGGAACGACACAATGCACCAATGCGATTGTTGAACGTAAAAAGCTAGCAAGAGTCGGTGTTATTCGATTAGGCTATCCAGCGACGGCCTCTGTACTGCCTTATACCGCTTGGCCAGCCGATATGATTGATAAATTATCAGGTAATTATGCGATTGCACATGGTGGCTATGAATATGATGGTCAATTATTAAGTGCGCTCGATCAGGAGGAAATTACAAAGCTATTAGAGGAATGGCGTGGTCAAGTAGAATCGATTGCGATTGTCGGCGTCTTTTCTTCTATTAAAAACGATCAAGAATTGCAGGTTCGTGAATGGATTCAAGAGGTCTATGGCGAGGAGTTCCCGATTTCCTGCTCCTCATTAATTGGTTCTGTCGGGTTAATTGAACGTGAAAATGCAACGATTCTAAATGCTGCATTATGTAAGGTGATCGAGACAACAACACAGGGCTTTGTACAGGCGTTGCAAGCAGAAGGTATTTTTGATGTAGCAGTATATCTATGCCAGAATGACGGTACATTAATGTCCATCGACTATGCCAAGCAATTCCCGATTTTAACAATTGCTTGTGGACCAACGAATAGTATTCGTGGGGCATCGTATTTATCCCAAATTCAAAACACAATGGTATTGGACGTTGGGGGGACGACTTCCGATATCGGCGTATTACAGGATGGTTTCCCTCGAGAATCCTCTGTTGCGGTAGAAGTGGGGGACATCCGTACAAACTTTAGAATGCCCGATATTATCTCAGTAGGACTTGGCGGTGGTAGTATTGTTCGTGTGAATGATGACAAAATTACTGTTGGGCCAGATAGTGTAGGCTATAAAATTAGTGAAGAGGCCCTTGTCTTTGGTGGCTCGACCTTAACGACAACGGATATCGCTGTCTGTTTAGGCTTAGCAGACGTAGGCGATTCCACGTTAGTTGCCCATATTGATGAAGCATTTGCCAAAGCCGTTCAAGAAGAAATTTCTTCCTTACTGGAGCAGGCGATTGATAAAATGAAAACTTCCTCAGAGGATGTGTCACTGGTTTTAGTGGGCGGCGGTGGAATCATTGTGCCAGACAAAATTCGTGGCGTTTCTACTATTGTAAAATCTGAATACGGTGGTGTAGCGAATGCCATCGGTGCCTCGATTGCGCAAATTAGTGGTCAATATGAGCAAATTTATATTTATTCCAAAGAACCACGTCAGGAATCCTTAAAGGATGCACAAAACAAGGCTGTGAAACAAGCCGTATTAGCAGGTGCTCTTGAGGATACGATTGAGCTAGTGGAAGTAGAAGAAACCCCTCTAGCGTATCATCCAGAAAATGCAACAAGATTAAAGGTAAAAGTAGTAGGGAAAATGGTCTAA
- a CDS encoding HAD family hydrolase: MKLVKAILFDLDDTLLNRDHAVDNLFHIMLEKYYGAVEHSVKTDMLQRFKEYDKRDYGNADKTIVLTSFFDAFPPAFQMPRHDMQDFWNQQFPYCFSINQHTLKVIQTMKKHVQVGIITNGSTQRQKAKITHTGLASYFDVVLISEEVGFTKPDKRIFELALNQLHVQPEEALFVGDDLEKDIAGCQQAKMKGIWFNPHQLTNPTDIKPDAEIHSFDQLIKGRALFN; the protein is encoded by the coding sequence ATGAAGCTTGTGAAGGCGATACTATTTGATTTAGATGATACTTTACTTAATCGAGATCATGCTGTCGATAACCTGTTTCATATTATGCTAGAAAAATACTATGGAGCTGTTGAGCATTCTGTAAAAACTGACATGCTGCAACGATTTAAAGAATACGATAAAAGAGATTATGGCAATGCCGATAAAACAATTGTTTTAACATCGTTTTTTGATGCGTTTCCACCAGCCTTTCAAATGCCTCGTCATGACATGCAAGATTTTTGGAATCAGCAGTTTCCATATTGCTTTTCTATTAATCAACATACGCTGAAGGTTATCCAAACAATGAAGAAGCATGTACAGGTTGGCATTATCACAAACGGCTCTACTCAGCGACAAAAGGCTAAAATCACGCATACAGGCTTAGCGAGTTACTTTGATGTTGTCCTTATTTCTGAGGAAGTAGGATTTACTAAGCCTGACAAACGCATATTTGAATTAGCCTTAAATCAGCTTCATGTACAACCAGAAGAAGCCCTATTCGTTGGGGATGACCTAGAAAAGGATATTGCTGGTTGTCAACAGGCAAAGATGAAGGGCATATGGTTCAATCCTCATCAACTCACGAATCCTACTGACATCAAACCAGATGCCGAGATTCATTCATTTGATCAATTAATAAAAGGAAGAGCCCTGTTTAACTAG
- a CDS encoding cyclase — translation MDNRVVFDFEIDFTNGGGLQGQEFRLDIDGDDISDEELAKYIVEDMRLLMVGKVTILNKKIIKEKHKRKLLDEQERT, via the coding sequence ATGGATAATAGAGTTGTCTTTGATTTTGAAATTGACTTTACCAATGGTGGTGGCCTACAAGGGCAGGAATTCCGCCTTGATATTGATGGGGATGACATATCGGACGAAGAGCTAGCTAAGTATATTGTGGAAGATATGAGGTTGCTCATGGTTGGTAAGGTAACAATCCTTAACAAGAAAATTATTAAGGAAAAGCATAAACGAAAACTGCTTGATGAGCAAGAAAGGACATGA
- a CDS encoding AAA family ATPase: MKFILIFGPQAVGKMTVGQELAKITNLKLFHNHMTIDLVGHFFDYGTKEGKRLVNLFRQEIFEEVSKSNMYGMIFTYVWAFNLQADWDYVKRVSQLFESRGGIVYYVELEADFDERLERNKSDNRLVHKPSKRDIEWSEADLKISMEQYRLNSLEGEIPYSNYLKINNTNLSAPEVAKIIKKSFHF, encoded by the coding sequence ATGAAATTTATTCTTATCTTTGGACCACAAGCAGTTGGGAAGATGACTGTTGGACAAGAATTAGCTAAAATAACAAATTTGAAGCTTTTTCATAATCATATGACGATTGATTTAGTGGGACATTTTTTTGATTACGGCACGAAAGAAGGAAAAAGATTAGTAAATTTGTTTCGTCAGGAGATATTTGAAGAAGTATCAAAGAGCAATATGTATGGCATGATTTTTACTTACGTTTGGGCATTTAATCTACAAGCTGACTGGGATTATGTGAAGCGAGTCTCGCAGTTGTTCGAGTCCAGAGGTGGTATTGTTTACTATGTGGAACTTGAGGCTGATTTCGATGAAAGACTTGAACGTAATAAAAGTGATAACCGACTTGTACATAAGCCATCCAAAAGAGATATAGAATGGTCTGAGGCTGACTTAAAAATATCAATGGAGCAGTACAGGTTGAATTCTTTAGAAGGTGAGATTCCTTATTCAAATTATCTCAAAATCAATAATACAAATTTGAGTGCACCAGAAGTGGCGAAAATCATCAAGAAAAGCTTTCATTTCTAA
- a CDS encoding GntR family transcriptional regulator: MTMDFSRDKPIYSQLVDRICGDILKGKLQLGDRLPSVREYAVETGVNVNTVQRVYKELEAMNITETKRGQGTFITSNEERIELLREEMKNQLAENFLTSIEALGFSKEEMLVVLKNKA; this comes from the coding sequence ATGACGATGGATTTTTCGCGTGATAAACCCATTTATAGCCAGCTTGTCGATCGAATTTGTGGGGACATTTTGAAGGGGAAGTTGCAACTAGGTGATCGACTTCCCTCCGTTCGAGAATATGCAGTAGAAACAGGTGTCAATGTCAATACGGTGCAACGTGTCTATAAGGAGTTAGAGGCGATGAATATAACGGAAACCAAACGAGGACAGGGTACATTTATTACGAGCAATGAGGAACGCATTGAGTTATTGCGGGAAGAGATGAAAAACCAGCTAGCTGAAAATTTTTTAACATCAATTGAGGCATTAGGCTTTTCCAAGGAAGAGATGCTAGTGGTTTTGAAAAATAAAGCGTGA
- a CDS encoding ATP-binding cassette domain-containing protein, which translates to MLQLSKVSFQYKKKPILQDLSFSFPIGQIIGLVGENGSGKSTLMKVLAGLLRPTAGEVTLDGEPVTRRSADQIAYLPDTDLFFEYYTGEQLFQHYASQFADFSYDKACIVAQFLQVDKGAKLRQLSKGNRGRMKMAATLGREVPYYVMDEPFAGLDPIVREQLIKGLIQFTDIENQTIVLSTHELYEVEPILDQIILLQAGAITAYEEVETLRDVANKDAVEWMKGFYRPSVKDIDSSR; encoded by the coding sequence ATGTTACAGCTATCAAAAGTGTCTTTTCAATATAAGAAAAAGCCGATTTTACAGGATCTATCCTTTTCCTTTCCGATTGGACAAATCATTGGACTAGTTGGGGAAAATGGTAGTGGTAAATCCACGCTCATGAAAGTTTTAGCTGGCTTACTACGACCTACTGCTGGTGAGGTCACACTAGATGGTGAGCCCGTCACACGTAGAAGTGCTGACCAAATTGCTTATTTGCCCGATACGGATTTGTTTTTTGAGTACTACACGGGTGAACAGCTATTCCAGCATTATGCCTCACAGTTTGCAGATTTTTCCTATGATAAGGCCTGTATCGTCGCACAATTTTTACAGGTAGATAAAGGCGCGAAGCTACGCCAATTGTCAAAGGGCAATCGTGGTCGTATGAAAATGGCTGCAACCCTTGGGCGAGAGGTTCCTTATTATGTCATGGATGAGCCGTTTGCTGGGCTAGATCCCATAGTGAGAGAGCAGCTGATTAAGGGCTTAATTCAATTTACGGATATTGAAAATCAAACGATTGTGCTATCCACACATGAATTATATGAGGTAGAGCCTATTTTAGATCAAATTATTTTATTGCAGGCGGGCGCTATTACGGCCTATGAGGAAGTCGAAACATTACGTGATGTGGCGAATAAGGATGCAGTCGAGTGGATGAAAGGATTTTATCGTCCTTCAGTAAAAGACATCGACAGCTCAAGGTGA
- a CDS encoding ABC transporter ATP-binding protein, producing MTEPIVQLQNLSKTIRGKQLIQQLNIDLYPGQITGFLGPNGAGKTTTIRMMTGLMHPTEGNVIIDGLSLKDHYEEAISKVGVIVENPEMYKFMSGYKNLLHFARMHKNVTKERIQEVIQQVGLENRIHEKVSTYSLGMRQRLGLAQALLHRPKFLILDEPTNGLDPAGIREFRMYLRKIASEEGVSVFVSSHLLSEIELMCDRVAVIQNGQLIDLRDIHNESSSFYYVEAQPKEQVSAYLEQRDFNFVAENQGYVVEMKKEDVPAMTTQLVQAGIQLFAVQPHQKTLEDQFLEMTGGGQIAEANSK from the coding sequence ATGACTGAACCAATTGTACAATTGCAAAATTTATCGAAGACGATTCGAGGAAAGCAATTAATTCAACAGTTAAACATTGATTTATATCCTGGCCAAATTACAGGATTTTTAGGACCGAATGGAGCGGGGAAAACAACAACGATCCGAATGATGACAGGACTTATGCATCCAACAGAGGGCAATGTCATCATCGATGGTCTTTCACTTAAGGATCATTATGAGGAAGCCATTAGTAAGGTTGGCGTCATTGTAGAAAATCCAGAAATGTATAAATTTATGTCAGGCTATAAAAATTTACTACATTTTGCGCGTATGCATAAAAATGTAACAAAGGAACGAATTCAGGAGGTTATTCAACAGGTTGGGCTCGAAAATCGTATCCATGAAAAGGTCTCTACGTATTCACTTGGTATGAGACAACGACTAGGGTTAGCTCAGGCGCTATTGCACAGACCGAAGTTTTTGATTTTAGATGAGCCGACGAATGGCTTAGACCCTGCTGGTATTCGTGAGTTTCGTATGTACCTGCGTAAGATTGCTTCTGAAGAGGGCGTATCCGTCTTTGTCTCAAGTCACTTATTATCTGAGATTGAATTGATGTGTGATCGTGTGGCCGTGATCCAAAATGGGCAGCTAATTGATCTGCGTGATATTCACAATGAAAGCTCATCATTTTATTATGTGGAGGCACAGCCAAAAGAGCAGGTGTCTGCTTATCTGGAACAGCGTGACTTTAACTTTGTAGCAGAAAATCAAGGCTATGTGGTGGAAATGAAGAAAGAGGATGTCCCAGCCATGACTACACAACTAGTCCAAGCGGGTATTCAATTATTTGCTGTACAGCCACATCAAAAAACATTAGAGGATCAATTCTTAGAAATGACGGGAGGCGGACAAATTGCTGAAGCTAATTCAAAATGA